A window of the Desulfobacula toluolica Tol2 genome harbors these coding sequences:
- a CDS encoding HD domain-containing phosphohydrolase encodes MQKEFISLLYIYDSKIRDDLSKFSKQNGFILNTCDDFFNASDQVESTAPDLILIDSDANTLKGFEKGVNELIKTASIFKPAVFLVLSEFPEPENRLALLGMGIDEFLIKPFFIRELKEKYNIYHQLKHLQQKILARDRKIEKTFEYLDKFKNEVKKTKAELFEERTMLNNVLKQINHMTGERNRLKKEKSELKKNLADNMEGFGEILSRLIKARIEKNRGHGERVAHIVHFIGKQLKLDEKKLEDLKKAAMLHEVGLLFIPQVILNKAKDQLTDYEKDLFVQYPVKGADLLSTCTEFGNCAQIIRYLNENADGTGSPKRLKRRYIPLLSRILSGADVFDTLKNEKDVTSIENFLEKLEGFSGTRLDPNIVVWLETYAVLHMGSDSYRVKGVGVHQLEPGMSLGTALFTNTGTKLFSVNTLLTKDAIDKIKKYNREYPVNETVYIRA; translated from the coding sequence ATGCAGAAAGAGTTTATTTCTTTGCTTTATATTTATGATTCCAAGATCAGGGATGATCTGTCGAAATTTTCAAAGCAGAATGGATTTATTTTAAACACATGTGATGATTTTTTTAACGCCTCCGATCAGGTTGAATCAACAGCCCCGGATCTTATCCTTATTGATTCGGATGCCAATACATTAAAGGGCTTTGAAAAAGGCGTTAATGAACTTATTAAAACAGCATCTATCTTCAAACCCGCTGTTTTTCTTGTCTTGTCTGAATTTCCGGAACCTGAGAACAGATTAGCGTTGCTGGGTATGGGTATTGATGAATTTTTAATCAAACCGTTTTTTATCCGGGAACTTAAAGAAAAATACAATATTTATCATCAGCTTAAACATTTGCAACAAAAGATACTTGCCCGGGACAGGAAAATAGAAAAAACCTTTGAATATCTGGATAAATTTAAAAACGAGGTTAAAAAAACAAAGGCAGAGCTTTTTGAAGAGCGAACCATGCTCAATAATGTGTTAAAACAAATCAATCATATGACAGGTGAGCGCAATCGGTTAAAAAAAGAAAAAAGTGAATTAAAAAAAAATCTTGCAGATAATATGGAAGGATTTGGAGAAATTCTTTCCAGGTTGATTAAAGCTCGAATTGAAAAAAACAGGGGCCATGGTGAACGTGTTGCCCATATTGTTCATTTTATCGGCAAACAACTTAAACTGGATGAAAAAAAGTTGGAGGATCTTAAAAAAGCTGCTATGTTGCACGAAGTTGGCCTTCTTTTTATTCCTCAGGTCATATTAAACAAAGCAAAAGATCAGCTGACGGATTATGAAAAAGATTTGTTTGTGCAGTATCCGGTCAAAGGCGCTGATCTTCTTTCAACCTGTACCGAATTTGGTAATTGTGCGCAGATTATTCGGTATTTGAATGAAAATGCAGATGGAACCGGCAGTCCGAAAAGATTAAAAAGAAGATATATTCCTTTATTATCAAGGATATTATCGGGTGCGGATGTGTTTGATACCCTTAAAAACGAAAAAGATGTAACATCCATTGAAAATTTTCTGGAAAAATTAGAGGGATTTTCCGGTACAAGGCTTGATCCGAATATTGTTGTGTGGCTTGAAACATATGCAGTTCTTCATATGGGATCTGATTCATATAGGGTAAAAGGTGTCGGCGTTCATCAGCTTGAACCTGGGATGAGCCTTGGAACCGCGTTGTTTACAAATACGGGAACCAAACTTTTTTCTGTGAATACTTTGCTTACAAAAGATGCTATTGATAAAATTAAAAAATATAACCGGGAATATCCTGTTAATGAAACTGTTTATATAAGGGCTTAG
- a CDS encoding motility protein A — MDLSSIIGIVSGMGFVLGTILLGGGLMTFVNIPSILIVLGGTMAASMIAYPLKDFLSIFKTTMKVFIFKLQPTNEIITNLVEISNKARKGGLLSIEGDIQNAGNPYLAQALQMTVDGVKTTDIAAIMQKKMALTKKKLDVGASIFASMGSYAPAFGMIGTLIGLVQMLANLDDPSSIGPKMAVAMITTFYGSVLANLFFIPMGDKLTCRNEEEMVNMNIIFEGIISIREGEHPKLMEDKLNIYLDGSKESKE; from the coding sequence ATGGATTTATCTTCGATTATCGGCATTGTTTCAGGCATGGGCTTTGTCCTTGGAACCATACTGCTTGGCGGCGGTCTCATGACCTTTGTCAACATCCCTTCGATTTTGATTGTTCTAGGCGGTACCATGGCGGCCTCAATGATAGCCTATCCCCTCAAGGATTTCCTAAGTATATTTAAGACAACTATGAAAGTTTTTATCTTTAAACTTCAGCCGACAAATGAAATTATTACCAACCTGGTTGAAATTTCCAACAAAGCAAGAAAAGGTGGGCTTCTTTCCATTGAAGGGGATATACAAAATGCCGGTAACCCATATCTTGCACAGGCTTTGCAGATGACGGTTGACGGTGTGAAAACAACTGATATTGCAGCGATTATGCAAAAAAAGATGGCTTTGACAAAAAAAAAACTGGATGTTGGTGCCAGTATTTTTGCCAGCATGGGATCGTATGCACCTGCTTTTGGAATGATAGGAACATTGATCGGACTGGTACAGATGCTTGCCAATCTTGATGATCCATCGTCCATTGGTCCGAAAATGGCGGTTGCAATGATTACCACGTTTTACGGATCAGTTCTGGCCAACCTGTTTTTTATTCCCATGGGAGATAAACTGACCTGCCGCAATGAAGAAGAAATGGTTAACATGAACATTATTTTCGAAGGGATTATTTCTATAAGGGAAGGCGAACACCCTAAACTTATGGAGGATAAGTTAAATATTTATCTGGACGGTTCAAAAGAAAGCAAAGAATAA
- a CDS encoding OmpA/MotB family protein, with amino-acid sequence MADDMASEEAEEELTLSTPPAEEKKQKAGAPEWMATFADLVTLLMCFFVLLFAMSTTQQETYKELVKSLRSALGAEAVPEAGIREGLTMHAVPSEEPSESQAIDELGGMIEKEMEDIVSEVRELVLFNKLGGEVSVTKTEDGIVITLSDLLLFSEGGTNLSEKGNDILRKVAAVLSKLAYHVKIKGHTDSFPISSAVFPSNWELSSARASKVVRLLVQNGVPPQYISAEGYAHYHPIATNDTAKGRALNRRVEIVYERDSIARQFADMGVGK; translated from the coding sequence ATGGCTGATGATATGGCTTCAGAGGAAGCAGAAGAAGAGTTAACTCTTTCGACTCCGCCGGCGGAGGAAAAAAAGCAAAAAGCAGGTGCGCCTGAATGGATGGCAACATTTGCTGATCTGGTAACACTTTTGATGTGTTTCTTTGTTCTTCTTTTTGCCATGAGTACTACTCAGCAGGAAACCTATAAAGAACTTGTAAAGTCTTTAAGAAGCGCCTTGGGGGCTGAAGCAGTACCTGAAGCAGGTATAAGGGAAGGGCTTACCATGCACGCGGTTCCATCTGAAGAACCGTCTGAAAGCCAGGCTATTGATGAGCTTGGCGGGATGATCGAAAAAGAGATGGAGGACATTGTCAGTGAAGTCAGGGAGCTTGTTTTGTTCAACAAGCTGGGAGGTGAGGTCAGTGTAACAAAGACCGAAGATGGTATCGTGATTACTTTGTCTGATCTTTTATTGTTTTCCGAAGGGGGGACAAACCTGTCTGAAAAAGGAAATGATATTTTAAGAAAAGTTGCTGCCGTGCTTTCCAAGCTTGCATACCATGTCAAAATAAAAGGTCACACAGACAGTTTTCCCATTTCATCTGCTGTTTTTCCTTCAAACTGGGAGCTTTCAAGTGCCAGGGCTTCAAAGGTTGTTCGCCTGCTGGTTCAAAACGGGGTTCCCCCTCAATATATTTCAGCAGAAGGTTATGCCCACTATCACCCAATAGCCACAAATGATACGGCAAAGGGAAGAGCATTGAACCGAAGGGTTGAAATCGTTTATGAACGAGACAGTATTGCAAGGCAATTTGCTGATATGGGTGTGGGAAAATAG
- a CDS encoding YkgJ family cysteine cluster protein encodes MDSEYRTGNDIFECRQCGDCCKGFGGTYVTEQDIINISTYINFDPKKFVARYCDTSGSRYVLTLGIDGCCIFFDKTRQCTIHPVKPYMCKAWPFIKTVIGHPENWNAMANSCPGMKKDIPHKNLVNIVTIEKEKLDKKKQTVKSVL; translated from the coding sequence ATGGATTCTGAATATAGAACAGGCAATGATATTTTTGAGTGCCGGCAATGCGGGGATTGCTGCAAGGGATTTGGCGGCACTTATGTAACTGAACAGGATATCATCAATATCTCAACATATATCAATTTTGATCCAAAAAAATTTGTTGCCCGTTATTGTGACACATCAGGATCACGCTATGTTTTAACACTGGGGATAGACGGATGCTGTATCTTCTTTGATAAAACCAGACAATGCACTATTCATCCGGTAAAACCATATATGTGCAAAGCCTGGCCTTTCATTAAAACCGTTATAGGACATCCTGAAAACTGGAATGCCATGGCAAACTCCTGTCCGGGCATGAAAAAGGATATTCCGCATAAAAATCTGGTAAACATCGTTACAATTGAAAAAGAAAAGCTGGACAAAAAAAAGCAAACTGTTAAGTCTGTTTTATAA
- the recR gene encoding recombination mediator RecR: MMHYPEPILKLINSLSKLPGIGKKTAERLALHILHAPDHDVATLATDIIELKSSIRLCTVCFALSDKDKCRVCADPLRDQTLICVVENPTDMGAIEKSNSFLGTYHILGGVLSPIDGIGPDDIRIKELFKRADPRKVKEIILATKTNVEGESTASYILEKLKRTNIKITRIASGIPMGGDLQYIDQLTMQKAMEKRYGF, encoded by the coding sequence ATGATGCATTATCCCGAACCAATTTTAAAATTGATCAACAGTTTGTCAAAGCTGCCGGGTATTGGAAAAAAAACTGCTGAAAGGCTTGCGCTTCACATTCTCCATGCCCCGGATCATGATGTCGCAACTCTGGCAACCGATATCATTGAACTGAAAAGCAGCATTCGACTGTGTACTGTTTGCTTTGCCCTGAGCGACAAAGACAAATGCCGGGTATGCGCAGATCCGTTAAGGGATCAAACACTGATTTGTGTTGTAGAGAATCCCACGGATATGGGAGCAATCGAAAAATCAAATTCTTTTTTGGGGACCTATCATATATTGGGCGGTGTACTTTCTCCCATTGACGGCATAGGCCCGGATGACATAAGGATCAAAGAGTTGTTTAAAAGAGCTGATCCACGAAAGGTAAAAGAGATTATCCTTGCAACTAAAACCAATGTTGAGGGCGAATCCACAGCTTCCTATATCCTTGAAAAGCTTAAAAGAACAAACATCAAAATCACAAGAATTGCTTCGGGTATCCCCATGGGGGGAGATTTACAATATATTGACCAGCTGACTATGCAAAAAGCAATGGAAAAACGATATGGATTCTGA
- a CDS encoding YbaB/EbfC family nucleoid-associated protein has protein sequence MKNMNTMMKQAQKLQKKMLKTQEELAKKTVEASSGGGMVKVIANGGQKIESIVLEKEVVDPEDIEMLQDLIMAAVNDALNKSQEMVSSEMGKLTGGLNIPGL, from the coding sequence ATGAAAAACATGAATACCATGATGAAACAAGCTCAAAAACTTCAGAAAAAAATGCTTAAAACCCAAGAGGAGTTGGCAAAAAAAACTGTTGAAGCTTCTTCTGGCGGTGGTATGGTCAAAGTAATTGCCAATGGCGGCCAGAAAATCGAATCCATTGTTCTGGAAAAAGAAGTGGTTGACCCGGAAGATATTGAAATGCTTCAGGATCTTATTATGGCAGCTGTTAACGATGCCTTAAACAAATCCCAGGAAATGGTATCTTCTGAAATGGGTAAACTTACCGGGGGACTCAACATTCCCGGTCTGTAA
- the dnaX gene encoding DNA polymerase III subunit gamma/tau produces the protein MSYQVLAIKYRPQTFDDVVGQPHVTTTLTNAISSDRVAHALLFTGPRGTGKTTIARILARAMNCKKGPTPFPCNTCKICTDIIEGHCTDVFEIDGASNNSVDQIRDLRENVTYMPSSAPYKIYIIDEVHMLSTAAFNALLKTLEEPPDHVMFIFATTEVHKIPITILSRCQRHDLGRISLPLISGHLQMLCSREGFNIEAQSLDLIAQEADGSIRDALSLLDRILSSAKTLKIEHQTVLDGLGILDRQILHDTSAAIFKKNGAQLIEIIENINDSGIDLKKYYSDLIVHFRNLNVIKICGKDSPNAHITDSEKEIFFQATAMLSSSFINTVLQILLDEESMIKYSSHTKIAIEMVLLRLLQINPGAQIDQIISKLDGLANQINSTVSYSDHKFEPVQESAANFLDTKNNDIPVERDIPTANHAPAVREALPVHVYHASQDVEKPQKDAPHEKTWPGFLNRIEQTLPFMFVLLSKGVAQEKNTNEIIVELKDCSSFDKNRLETKKNELKKACKDFLGKDLTIKIVSENKPLTENKKKKEIKARQAAFNHPLVVEAQKMFNGEIINY, from the coding sequence ATGTCATACCAAGTTTTAGCAATCAAATACAGACCCCAGACATTTGACGACGTTGTTGGTCAACCTCATGTTACCACCACCCTTACCAATGCCATTTCTTCAGACAGGGTTGCCCATGCCCTTCTTTTTACGGGACCCAGGGGCACAGGAAAAACAACCATTGCAAGAATTTTAGCCAGGGCAATGAATTGCAAAAAAGGGCCGACTCCCTTTCCCTGCAACACCTGTAAAATTTGTACGGACATTATTGAAGGGCACTGCACAGATGTGTTTGAAATTGACGGGGCATCCAACAACAGCGTGGACCAAATAAGGGATCTAAGGGAAAATGTAACATATATGCCGTCATCGGCACCCTATAAGATATATATTATTGATGAAGTTCATATGCTGTCTACTGCTGCATTTAACGCCCTGCTCAAAACCCTTGAAGAACCGCCTGACCATGTGATGTTCATCTTTGCCACCACTGAAGTCCATAAAATCCCGATCACCATCCTGTCCAGGTGCCAGAGGCATGACCTGGGCAGAATTTCGCTGCCATTGATTTCCGGTCACCTGCAAATGCTTTGCAGCCGGGAAGGATTTAATATTGAAGCCCAAAGTCTTGACCTCATTGCTCAGGAAGCAGACGGCTCCATAAGGGATGCATTAAGCCTCCTTGACAGAATATTGTCCTCGGCCAAGACCCTGAAAATTGAGCATCAAACAGTTCTGGACGGATTGGGTATCCTTGATAGGCAGATCCTGCATGATACGTCGGCTGCAATTTTCAAAAAAAACGGGGCGCAACTCATTGAGATAATTGAAAACATAAACGACTCAGGAATTGATCTGAAAAAATACTATTCTGATTTAATTGTTCATTTCAGAAATCTGAATGTCATTAAAATTTGCGGCAAAGACAGCCCTAATGCACATATAACTGATTCTGAAAAAGAAATTTTTTTTCAAGCAACTGCCATGCTGTCCAGCAGTTTTATCAACACTGTTTTACAAATTCTTCTGGATGAAGAATCCATGATCAAATACTCATCACATACCAAAATAGCTATTGAAATGGTACTGTTAAGACTGCTTCAAATAAACCCGGGGGCACAAATAGATCAAATCATCAGCAAGCTTGATGGTCTTGCAAATCAGATAAATTCAACTGTTTCATACTCCGATCATAAATTTGAACCGGTACAAGAATCTGCTGCAAATTTTTTGGACACTAAGAACAATGACATTCCGGTTGAAAGAGATATACCGACGGCAAATCATGCTCCAGCTGTCAGGGAAGCTTTGCCGGTACATGTATATCATGCAAGTCAGGATGTTGAAAAACCACAAAAAGATGCCCCCCATGAAAAAACATGGCCGGGATTTTTAAACAGAATAGAACAAACCCTCCCCTTTATGTTTGTCCTTCTATCAAAAGGTGTTGCACAAGAAAAAAATACCAATGAAATTATAGTTGAATTGAAAGATTGTTCGTCCTTTGATAAAAACCGGCTTGAAACAAAAAAAAATGAACTGAAAAAAGCCTGCAAAGACTTTCTTGGAAAAGATCTTACAATCAAAATAGTGTCTGAAAACAAACCATTAACTGAAAACAAAAAAAAAAAAGAAATAAAAGCCAGACAAGCAGCTTTCAACCACCCCCTTGTTGTTGAAGCCCAAAAAATGTTTAATGGCGAGATAATCAACTATTAA
- a CDS encoding tRNA1(Val) (adenine(37)-N6)-methyltransferase, with product MEKSSAESFFDNGIKVSQPENGYRFSMDPFILAAHIQLTDTKHLLDVGCGCGIMPLILAYRHSAIRITGIEIQEELSFCARQNSINHKLDKTISIINKDIKNILISDINGKADIIISNPPYKKKNSGRLNPNTQKAIARHEITLDIDMLFKCSSRLINEQGRVYIIFPAERISDLILAMESYKFSPVYLRFVHIKKNTGARRVILCAAKNNKKTCTVSPPLYIYNSENKLTNEYISMFKP from the coding sequence TTGGAAAAATCATCAGCTGAATCTTTCTTTGATAACGGAATAAAGGTATCCCAACCTGAAAACGGCTATCGGTTTTCCATGGATCCGTTTATCCTTGCTGCACATATCCAGCTAACAGACACAAAACATCTCCTTGATGTGGGATGCGGATGTGGCATAATGCCGTTAATCCTGGCTTACAGGCATTCTGCGATTAGAATCACGGGGATTGAAATACAAGAGGAATTATCCTTTTGTGCCAGACAAAACAGTATTAATCACAAGCTGGATAAAACAATTAGTATCATTAATAAAGATATTAAAAACATACTTATTTCCGATATAAACGGAAAAGCAGATATAATTATTTCAAACCCTCCTTATAAAAAAAAGAATTCCGGCAGACTGAATCCAAACACTCAAAAAGCAATTGCACGCCATGAAATAACTCTTGATATTGATATGCTTTTCAAGTGTTCAAGCAGATTGATTAATGAACAAGGAAGGGTTTATATTATCTTTCCTGCAGAAAGGATATCCGACCTGATACTGGCCATGGAATCGTATAAATTTTCCCCTGTTTATTTAAGGTTTGTACACATAAAAAAAAACACCGGAGCCAGGCGCGTCATTCTCTGTGCAGCTAAAAACAACAAAAAAACCTGTACTGTCTCACCGCCCCTGTATATCTATAATTCTGAAAATAAATTAACAAATGAGTATATTTCCATGTTTAAACCTTGA
- a CDS encoding DUF721 domain-containing protein encodes MYKHTQLNKKNKNSELIHIKDILTSALGKYRPAMDTQMTRIWDIWDLAVGKPIAMNAKPDAFKDGILIVNVSSSSWIHQLKFLEKEMILNINKQLDHKLVKQIRFKIGKIIS; translated from the coding sequence TTGTATAAACACACTCAATTGAACAAAAAAAACAAAAACAGCGAATTGATTCACATCAAAGACATCTTAACTTCCGCGCTTGGCAAATACAGACCTGCGATGGATACCCAAATGACAAGGATATGGGACATCTGGGATCTTGCTGTCGGAAAACCCATTGCAATGAATGCCAAACCCGATGCTTTTAAAGATGGAATACTCATCGTCAATGTATCAAGCTCATCATGGATTCATCAGCTTAAATTCCTTGAAAAAGAAATGATCTTAAATATAAATAAACAACTTGACCATAAACTGGTGAAGCAGATTCGGTTTAAAATTGGAAAAATCATCAGCTGA
- the hflK gene encoding FtsH protease activity modulator HflK has product MNWDWEKLRENQQKFEHKREGGGPSMPRPPQMDELLNRFKSFKFPGVFLVVIVIAALFFGSSTFFTIETDEVGVIQRFGKYDRIAQPGLNFKFPSGIEKVTKVKVKRVYKEEFGFQAVKGSGNYRLASSSSQETPLMLTGDLNVAVVPWIVQYRISNPRDYLFKVKDVRAILRDMSEATMRTVVGDRSINEVISKREEIALAAKDILQKEMDQAQSGINIVTIEMKKTNVPEPVQASFNEVNQAIQEKEQTIYKAREEYNKAVPLARGEAKRVIKDAEGYAIDRINRAQGDATKFSAIYQAYAKAKDVTKKRLYLESMLEIFPNLGTKYIIDSEQKNMLPFLNMGGGQSAAVPQNRFLNKSE; this is encoded by the coding sequence ATGAATTGGGATTGGGAAAAATTAAGGGAAAATCAGCAGAAGTTCGAACACAAGAGAGAAGGCGGCGGGCCAAGTATGCCAAGGCCGCCCCAGATGGATGAGCTTTTGAACAGGTTTAAAAGCTTTAAATTTCCGGGGGTTTTTCTTGTTGTGATTGTTATTGCGGCTTTATTTTTCGGTTCATCCACGTTTTTTACCATTGAAACAGATGAAGTCGGTGTTATTCAGCGATTTGGAAAATATGACAGAATCGCTCAACCGGGCTTGAATTTTAAATTTCCTTCGGGTATTGAAAAAGTCACCAAGGTAAAGGTGAAAAGAGTCTATAAGGAAGAGTTCGGTTTTCAAGCGGTCAAAGGTTCCGGCAATTACAGACTCGCAAGCAGTTCTTCTCAGGAAACGCCTTTGATGTTGACCGGGGATCTTAATGTGGCAGTGGTTCCCTGGATTGTGCAATACAGGATTTCAAATCCCAGGGATTATCTGTTCAAGGTTAAAGATGTCAGGGCTATTTTAAGGGACATGTCGGAAGCCACCATGAGAACAGTTGTGGGGGACAGGAGTATCAATGAGGTCATCAGCAAACGAGAAGAGATTGCTCTGGCTGCCAAGGATATTCTTCAAAAAGAGATGGATCAGGCCCAGTCCGGTATTAATATTGTAACAATTGAAATGAAAAAAACAAATGTTCCGGAACCTGTTCAGGCTTCTTTTAATGAGGTTAATCAGGCCATTCAGGAAAAAGAGCAGACGATTTATAAAGCAAGGGAAGAGTACAACAAGGCTGTTCCTTTAGCCCGTGGTGAAGCCAAAAGGGTGATTAAGGATGCTGAAGGGTATGCCATTGACCGGATTAACCGTGCCCAGGGGGATGCCACCAAATTTTCAGCAATCTACCAGGCCTATGCAAAAGCCAAGGATGTGACAAAAAAACGACTGTATCTGGAATCCATGCTGGAAATTTTCCCCAATCTTGGGACAAAGTATATTATTGACTCTGAACAAAAAAATATGCTGCCTTTTTTAAATATGGGTGGTGGTCAATCTGCGGCAGTTCCTCAAAATAGATTCCTTAATAAAAGTGAGTAA
- the hflC gene encoding protease modulator HflC, with amino-acid sequence MNSIIKPLFLIVVAVAVLLTYSSAYIVDETEQVVITQFGRVVGQPITEPGLKFKLPFFQIANFFPNNLLTWDGDPGQVPTKDKTYIWVDTFARWKIVDPVKYFQTVNNELAAIERLDDIIDPAMRNLVTSYPLVESVRNTDRPMDTFESVVDENRKRVQYKINLGRDEITKRIVKQAGEKLVQFGIELVDVKIKRINYIENVRQAVYNRMIAERNQIAEKYRAEGMGEASNIRGEKEKELQVIKSQAYKDAQKIKGDADATATKIYADAYGADPDFYAFVKTMEVYKKTMKKDSTLILSTDSDFMKYFKGIER; translated from the coding sequence ATGAATAGTATTATAAAACCGTTGTTTTTGATTGTCGTTGCTGTTGCTGTTTTATTAACTTACAGTTCTGCCTACATTGTTGATGAAACCGAACAGGTTGTTATAACCCAGTTTGGTCGAGTTGTGGGGCAGCCTATTACCGAGCCTGGCTTGAAATTCAAGCTGCCGTTTTTTCAAATTGCCAATTTTTTTCCAAATAATCTGTTAACCTGGGATGGTGACCCAGGTCAGGTGCCCACAAAAGATAAAACCTATATATGGGTGGATACCTTTGCGCGATGGAAAATTGTTGACCCTGTCAAGTATTTTCAGACCGTTAACAATGAATTGGCAGCGATTGAGCGTCTGGATGATATCATTGATCCGGCCATGAGAAACCTTGTGACATCCTATCCTCTTGTTGAAAGTGTTCGAAATACGGATCGACCCATGGATACATTTGAATCGGTTGTTGATGAGAACAGAAAAAGGGTTCAATATAAAATTAACCTGGGCCGCGATGAGATTACAAAAAGAATCGTAAAACAGGCTGGTGAAAAACTGGTACAGTTCGGTATTGAGCTTGTGGATGTAAAAATAAAAAGAATCAACTATATTGAAAATGTTCGGCAGGCTGTTTATAACAGGATGATTGCCGAAAGAAATCAAATCGCTGAAAAATACCGGGCAGAGGGTATGGGTGAGGCAAGCAATATACGGGGTGAAAAAGAAAAAGAACTCCAGGTGATCAAATCCCAGGCATATAAAGATGCTCAGAAGATTAAGGGTGATGCTGATGCAACTGCCACAAAGATTTATGCGGATGCCTATGGTGCTGACCCGGATTTTTATGCATTTGTAAAGACAATGGAAGTCTATAAGAAGACCATGAAAAAAGACAGTACGCTGATTCTTTCAACGGATTCTGATTTTATGAAATACTTTAAGGGTATTGAACGGTAG
- a CDS encoding 30S ribosomal protein bS22 has product MYTKEVIFLGSVIKKRRKKMRKHKHRKLLAKTRHQRKKK; this is encoded by the coding sequence ATGTATACAAAGGAGGTGATTTTTTTGGGTAGTGTGATTAAAAAGAGAAGGAAAAAAATGAGGAAACATAAACACAGAAAACTCCTTGCCAAAACCAGACACCAGAGAAAGAAAAAATAG
- a CDS encoding FmdB family zinc ribbon protein, which translates to MPVYEYQCTECGQIEEALQKISDSPLTTCPNCKGSLKKLISQSSFHLKGSGWYVTDYGGAKTGTETKSDKKAGTKSKESKTTSKTTSKKTIDSKN; encoded by the coding sequence ATGCCAGTTTATGAATATCAATGTACAGAGTGCGGACAAATAGAAGAAGCACTTCAAAAAATTTCAGATTCCCCTCTTACCACTTGCCCTAATTGCAAGGGTAGTCTGAAAAAGCTGATTTCACAAAGTTCATTTCATCTTAAAGGATCGGGCTGGTACGTCACAGACTATGGCGGTGCTAAAACGGGAACAGAAACAAAATCTGATAAAAAAGCCGGTACTAAATCCAAAGAATCAAAAACTACTTCAAAAACAACTTCAAAAAAGACAATTGATTCCAAAAATTAA
- the groES gene encoding co-chaperone GroES — MSLRPLSDRILVERVAEDEKTKGGIIIPDTAKEKPAEGKIVATGNGRMGEDGKLLPMDVKVGDRVLFSKYGGTDVKIDGIDYLILRQDDVLGVIE, encoded by the coding sequence ATGAGTTTGAGACCATTGAGTGACAGAATTCTTGTTGAACGTGTTGCAGAGGACGAAAAAACCAAGGGTGGTATTATTATTCCTGATACGGCAAAAGAAAAACCGGCAGAAGGCAAAATCGTTGCCACAGGTAATGGCCGCATGGGCGAAGACGGAAAACTTCTTCCAATGGATGTAAAGGTCGGGGATCGTGTTCTTTTCAGCAAATATGGTGGAACAGATGTGAAAATTGATGGTATTGATTATCTTATCCTTCGTCAGGATGATGTTCTCGGAGTAATTGAATAA